The Lycium barbarum isolate Lr01 chromosome 12, ASM1917538v2, whole genome shotgun sequence genome includes a region encoding these proteins:
- the LOC132621514 gene encoding U-box domain-containing protein 5-like codes for MGSDAASVVEIPSPRDIKVHRLMCMELIKFVSRVSMLLPAIEKARPGCNSGIQVLCQLTRALDKAKDILQHCSESSKLYLALTGGVILSRCKKSRNLLEQSLKSVQNMVPVMLATEISQLVDDLRAGIFSLDPSEAEASKVLSELLHQYTSTTHSGEEHVFQAIRIAMRSLRITSPKDLLIEKRSIKKQLEKVGEDSPAKRKILLFFLNLLNKNGKCIVAEHAENGSLRHEDSLALENQFEVESRLTFHHNDAQRDIFNCSLVPDEFKCPLSSRLMYDPVVIASGQTYERYWIAKWFTEGNDTCPRTKQKLVHLSLTPNNTMRDLISRWTTAHGVSVLDPSVQAAVGHSWESSSTSIASLSNSMMDLSLPIDFSNLSLGYSEAGPGSHSSHAKTRNDFSVVSLESSGNFHKVQSDESFNEIELDRLARLNSLSWESQCNLVGNIRNMLKQNGEARDWMLSEKFIQKLIRFLEDAHKFHYQDAQLLGCQSLLAVLDECGSSLPYLNDDAFALLTLLLSSEVSKEALVIFEVLSRDHNCHHKFAASGALSMILEILDAQSRELQEPAIKILCNMSGSCKIGSWIAPSELVPKLVPFLEDTALARSCVIILDNLCIKEDARIAIAETAGCITSIVKLLQCDNRKDQEHAVALLLSLCSQRAQYCQLVMDEEVFFSELLAVSVNGNNKAKGMALELLRLLKSDIGESYESDIDIPKTPAVDSTQQKSYSKATGIFGKIFKKRSSPANKRIK; via the exons GTGCATCGCCTAATGTGCATGGAActaattaaatttgtaagtagaGTTTCAATGTTACTTCCAGCCATCGAAAAAGCCCGTCCTGGATGCAACTCAGGAATACAGGTACTTTGCCAGTTAACCAGAGCACTTGACAAAGCCAAGGACATCCTTCAGCATTGCAGTGAATCCAGTAAATTATACTTG GCACTAACTGGAGGTGTTATACTTTCAAGATGTAAGAAATCAAGAAACTTGCTTGAGCAAAGCTTGAAGTCTGTGCAGAATATGGTTCCTGTAATGTTGGCTACAGAG ATATCGCAACTGGTTGATGACCTGAGGGCTGGGATATTCAGCTTGGACCCATCTGAAGCGGAGGCAAGTAAGGTGTTAAGCGAACTACTTCATCAGTATACATCTACAACACATTCAGGGGAAGAACATGTCTTTCAGGCTATTCGAATTGCAATGCGGAGCCTGCGTATCACATCTCCAAAAGATCTTTTGATAGAGAAAAGATCCATAAAAAAACAGCTGGAGAAAGTTGGGGAGGATAGTCCAGCAAAAAGGAAAATCTTATTGTTCTTTCTCAATCTTCTCAACAAAAATGGCAAATGTATTGTGGCAGAGCACGCAGAGAATGGATCTCTGCGGCATGAAGACTCCCTCGCATTGGAAAATCAATTTGAAGTGGAATCTCGTCTGACATTTCATCATAATGATGCTCAAAGGGATATCTTTAACTGCTCTCTAGTCCCAGATGAGTTCAAATGTCCTTTATCGTCGAGACTAATGTATGATCCCGTTGTCATTGCTTCTGGACAAACATATGAAAGATATTGGATTGCAAAATGGTTTACTGAAGGTAATGATACATGTCCAAGAACTAAACAGAAATTGGTCCATTTGTCGTTAACCCCAAACAACACAATGAGGGACCTAATATCAAGGTGGACTACAGCACATGGAGTTAGCGTTCTTGACCCTAGTGTACAAGCAGCAGTAGGTCACTCATGGGAATCATCTTCCACTTCAATTGCTAGCTTAAGCAACTCAATGATGGATCTATCTCTACCTATAGACTTCAGCAATTTATCACTGGGATATTCAGAAGCTGGTCCTGGATCACACTCTTCGCATGCTAAGACACGAAATGACTTCAGTGTCGTGTCACTGGAAAGCAGTGGCAATTTTCATAAAGTTCAATCTGATGAAAGCTTTAATGAAATAGAACTGGACCGTTTAGCGAGGCTCAATTCGCTTTCTTGGGAGTCTCAATGCAACTTGGTTGGAAATATCAGAAACATGTTGAAACAAAATGGTGAAGCTCGTGATTGGATGTTGTCGGAGAAATTTATTCAAAAACTTATTAGATTCTTGGAAGATGCACATAAATTTCATTATCAGGATGCTCAATTATTGGGATGCCAGTCATTATTAGCAGTTCTTGATGAATGCGG AAGCAGTTTGCCATACTTGAACGATGATGCATTTGCGCTTTTGACCTTATTGCTTAGTTCGGAGGTTTCTAAAGAAGCTCTTGTTATATTCGAGGTACTGTCCCGCGACCATAACTGCCACCATAAATTTGCCGCGTCTGGTGCACTCAGTATGATCCTGGAGATTCTTGATGCCCAGAGTAGAGAATTGCAGGAACCAGCCATCAAAATATTATGTAACATGTCAGGAAGTTGCAAAATAGGTTCCTGGATTGCACCTTCAGAGTTGGTTCCTAAGTTGGTTCCTTTTCTTGAGGATACAGCTCTGGCAAGATCTTGTGTTATCATTTTGGATAATTTGTGCATCAAAGAAGATGCTAGAATTGCTATAGCTGAAACTGCTGGATGCATTACGTCAATTGTGAAACTGCTGCAGTGTGACAATCGCAAGGACCAGGAGCATGCAGTggctcttcttctttctttatgCTCCCAACGGGCTCAATATTGTCAACTGGTGATGGATGAGGAGGTCTTTTTTTCTGAACTTCTTGCTGTATCTGTTAATGGAAACAACAAAGCAAAGGGAATGGCTTTGGAGTTGCTGAGACTGCTGAAGAGTGATATTGGAGAATCTTATGAATCGGATATTGACATTCCTAAAACCCCCGCCGTTGACTCTACTCAGCAGAAATCTTACTCCAAAGCAACGGGAATTTTTGGAAAAATTTTCAAAAAACGCAGTTCACCTGCTAACAAACGGATAAAATAG